The Candidatus Oleimmundimicrobium sp. genome has a window encoding:
- a CDS encoding ABC transporter permease, with product MRFKKTNLMYYVFSLMGGLLILFILLPLARSILAQSPAILIEEAGDKSVQEAIFNSISLAAVTATIAALFGVPLAYILARARFFGKSLVESIVDLPLAIPHTVAGILLLFVFGRYGMVGALFERFFSLRFVGTKLGIVVAMLFVSLPFMVNSAREGFESVDVRMEQVARTLGATPSEVFRRVSLPLAIRGVLTGWVLTWARAISEFGAVIILAYYPMTAPVKVYDVYSQLDLKHSSAVSVLLLVFCLIGFVVFRLLAYGGMGMGNKK from the coding sequence ATGAGGTTTAAAAAGACCAACCTGATGTATTATGTTTTTTCTCTAATGGGTGGATTGTTAATTTTATTTATATTGCTTCCTCTTGCCCGCTCAATATTAGCTCAATCTCCAGCCATCTTAATTGAAGAGGCGGGTGACAAAAGTGTTCAGGAAGCGATATTTAACAGCATTTCCCTGGCGGCGGTTACGGCAACCATCGCCGCTCTTTTTGGAGTTCCTTTAGCCTATATTCTTGCCAGAGCAAGATTTTTTGGGAAATCGCTCGTCGAATCAATAGTTGATTTACCGCTGGCAATTCCGCATACGGTGGCCGGTATTTTGTTGTTGTTTGTTTTCGGACGGTATGGAATGGTGGGCGCTCTTTTTGAAAGATTTTTTAGCTTAAGGTTTGTGGGCACAAAGTTGGGAATAGTAGTGGCTATGCTTTTTGTGAGTTTGCCCTTTATGGTTAATTCCGCAAGAGAAGGGTTTGAGTCGGTGGATGTAAGGATGGAACAGGTGGCAAGAACTTTAGGAGCCACCCCTTCCGAAGTTTTTCGTAGAGTATCTCTCCCGCTTGCAATAAGAGGAGTGTTAACTGGTTGGGTTCTTACTTGGGCACGGGCAATAAGTGAATTTGGAGCGGTTATAATCCTGGCTTATTATCCCATGACTGCCCCGGTAAAAGTTTATGATGTTTATTCACAGCTTGATTTAAAGCATTCCTCGGCGGTGTCCGTTCTTCTTTTGGTCTTTTGTTTGATTGGTTTTGTGGTATTTCGATTGCTTGCTTATGGCGGAATGGGAATGGGCAACAAGAAATGA
- a CDS encoding molybdopterin-binding protein: MKVSARNVLSGKVVEVTNGAVNSEVVIELPGGTQVVSIITKESAEKLGLEKGKQVCAVIKASSVMVATEQF, from the coding sequence ATGAAGGTCAGTGCAAGAAACGTCTTATCGGGCAAAGTGGTCGAGGTTACTAATGGTGCTGTCAATTCCGAAGTTGTTATTGAACTGCCAGGAGGAACTCAGGTTGTCTCTATCATCACCAAGGAATCTGCTGAGAAACTTGGCTTGGAGAAGGGGAAACAGGTCTGTGCTGTCATCAAGGCGTCGTCTGTGATGGTGGCTACCGAACAGTTTTAG
- the wtpA gene encoding tungstate ABC transporter substrate-binding protein WtpA: MFGKSRFKNAIVILFSLLLIAALTFGVVGCQKTEEKPEEKVMEKVEEKDTLKGDLIVFHAGSLKEPFETLKTEFEKEHPNVKVLLEGAGSRDCAKKICELKKNCDVMASADYTVIDELLKPDYANWNVKFASNRMVIAYTDKSKYADEITKDNWYEIFQRDGVMYGHSDPDSDPCGYRARQVFQLAEKHYGIDGLNQALIDHCPKENIRPKSVELVSLLQSGDLDYAFEYLSVAKQHGLKILELPEEINLEKEELADFYAQASITLADGKAQKGKFIIYGVTIPKNSENPEVAMAFIKMLLSEKGQKIMNDSGQPAYNPPLTKDADTLPSELEDIVKIES; the protein is encoded by the coding sequence ATGTTTGGAAAAAGTCGATTTAAGAATGCAATAGTTATTTTGTTTTCATTACTGCTTATTGCCGCGCTAACTTTTGGGGTGGTTGGCTGTCAGAAAACAGAAGAAAAGCCGGAAGAGAAAGTTATGGAAAAGGTTGAGGAAAAAGATACACTAAAGGGCGATTTAATTGTATTTCATGCCGGGAGTCTTAAGGAGCCATTTGAAACGCTTAAGACCGAGTTTGAAAAAGAGCATCCCAATGTGAAGGTTCTTCTTGAGGGTGCCGGAAGTCGCGACTGTGCTAAAAAGATATGTGAACTAAAGAAGAACTGTGATGTTATGGCTTCAGCCGATTATACGGTCATAGATGAACTTCTTAAGCCGGATTATGCTAACTGGAATGTAAAATTTGCGAGCAACAGAATGGTCATCGCCTATACCGATAAAAGCAAATACGCGGATGAAATAACTAAAGACAACTGGTATGAAATATTTCAGAGAGATGGTGTAATGTACGGTCATTCGGATCCCGACTCCGACCCTTGCGGTTACAGGGCTCGTCAAGTCTTTCAATTGGCCGAGAAGCATTACGGCATTGATGGCTTAAACCAAGCATTAATTGACCACTGTCCTAAGGAAAATATAAGACCCAAGTCGGTTGAGCTTGTATCTCTTCTTCAATCCGGCGATTTGGATTACGCGTTTGAATATCTTTCCGTCGCGAAACAGCACGGTTTGAAGATCTTGGAGTTGCCTGAAGAGATAAACCTCGAGAAGGAGGAGTTGGCGGATTTTTATGCTCAGGCGTCAATAACGTTGGCGGATGGTAAAGCTCAAAAAGGCAAATTTATCATCTACGGTGTAACGATTCCCAAAAATTCAGAAAATCCTGAGGTTGCCATGGCCTTCATAAAGATGCTTCTGAGCGAGAAGGGTCAGAAAATTATGAATGATTCAGGTCAACCTGCTTACAATCCACCACTTACGAAGGATGCGGATACATTGCCTTCGGAATTAGAAGATATTGTAAAGATTGAAAGTTAA
- a CDS encoding GGDEF domain-containing protein, translating to MKRGKYLRSVLVIVLTFAFANLVIYFSFPHGVLTYWTLYVVPLVIAAMVYDIYGVISIGLMSIGAISWWLYSSVNSPEFYQALSVKSTIVEIVVGVSIFLLVGSILGVLSKKQKKQQMALELLSVHDRLTGLFNYSYFLDRMEEEKKRADRYEKELSFIMMDIDHFKHYNDTYGHEQGNVVLKKIAKTIRENTRDIDIVSRYGGEEFVVLLPRASKEQAVVVAERIRKAVESLEFPGNREQPVVKKTISGGVATYPHDAKDASGLVVKADEALYEAKESGRNKTCVAS from the coding sequence GTGAAGCGAGGTAAATACTTACGTAGTGTGTTAGTTATTGTATTGACATTTGCTTTTGCAAATCTTGTAATTTATTTTTCTTTTCCTCATGGTGTTTTAACTTATTGGACGCTCTACGTGGTGCCCCTGGTTATTGCCGCTATGGTTTATGATATTTATGGAGTGATATCCATTGGATTGATGAGCATTGGGGCTATTTCATGGTGGCTTTACTCGAGCGTGAATTCTCCTGAGTTTTACCAAGCTTTGAGCGTGAAAAGTACTATTGTAGAAATAGTTGTAGGCGTGTCAATTTTTTTACTTGTAGGTTCAATTTTAGGAGTTCTTTCCAAGAAGCAGAAGAAGCAACAGATGGCTTTAGAGTTGCTCTCTGTCCATGATCGTCTTACGGGACTATTCAACTATAGTTATTTTCTCGATAGAATGGAGGAGGAAAAGAAGAGGGCGGATAGGTATGAAAAAGAACTGTCATTTATTATGATGGACATAGATCATTTTAAACATTATAACGATACTTATGGTCATGAACAGGGGAACGTAGTACTGAAAAAGATAGCCAAGACAATTAGAGAAAATACCAGGGATATCGATATTGTTTCTAGATACGGTGGGGAGGAATTTGTAGTTTTATTGCCACGTGCCTCGAAAGAACAGGCGGTTGTTGTTGCTGAAAGAATACGGAAAGCAGTTGAATCTCTTGAATTTCCGGGGAACAGAGAACAGCCGGTTGTGAAGAAGACCATAAGTGGCGGGGTTGCAACGTATCCCCACGATGCGAAAGATGCTTCCGGATTGGTTGTAAAAGCTGATGAGGCACTTTACGAGGCAAAAGAAAGTGGCAGAAATAAAACTTGTGTAGCCAGCTAA